In a single window of the Deinococcus cellulosilyticus NBRC 106333 = KACC 11606 genome:
- a CDS encoding glycosyltransferase family 4 protein: protein MIYWINQYALPPGRAGGTRHFEFSVILQELDVPVNVIASDFDLNTREFFVRKRPSDLSVKETTHQGVRFSWVYSSPYRGNDSRRALNMISFAFFLFLHLLFVKTTRETIFIGSTPQIFAALATLLAAKARGIPFILEVRDLWPESLTDLTGKEGLQAKLIRRIAHFLYHQSQRIIVLAKSNIEFLNRNYQVPEEKIAYVPNSVDFVKFQRSSAGHIRQRIPAGRFVVVYAGAHGLANDLSTVLQAAELLQQKDPDVLFILVGNGVEKANLLQEAQTRKLTNVDFWDAIQKEDIPVLLQTAQVGLLTLKDAPVFRFGISPNKFFDYMSMGLPVLTNVQGEVRNVVETLGNGVAVAPEDPQALADGLVDLKRRLHHDPDLGKSGISHVEQHHNRRKLVFELKKLFEEVRSSNATSQKTV, encoded by the coding sequence ATGATTTACTGGATCAACCAGTATGCCCTGCCGCCAGGACGAGCAGGAGGGACGCGTCACTTTGAATTTTCAGTCATTCTGCAAGAACTCGATGTTCCTGTGAATGTTATTGCTTCTGATTTTGACTTGAACACCCGTGAATTCTTTGTTCGAAAGCGCCCATCGGATCTTTCGGTCAAGGAAACCACACATCAAGGGGTGCGATTTTCATGGGTGTACTCCTCTCCTTATCGGGGAAACGACAGCCGTCGTGCCCTTAACATGATCAGTTTTGCTTTCTTTCTGTTTCTCCACCTGTTGTTTGTCAAAACCACCCGTGAAACGATTTTTATTGGTTCGACCCCACAGATTTTTGCCGCACTGGCCACATTGTTGGCAGCAAAAGCCCGTGGCATCCCCTTCATTCTGGAGGTCCGAGACCTCTGGCCAGAATCCCTGACCGATCTGACAGGCAAAGAAGGACTGCAGGCGAAGTTGATTCGTCGCATTGCACACTTTCTTTACCACCAGAGCCAGAGGATCATTGTGCTGGCCAAGAGCAACATTGAATTTCTGAACCGCAATTATCAGGTTCCTGAGGAAAAAATCGCATACGTTCCCAACTCCGTTGATTTTGTGAAGTTTCAGAGATCATCTGCGGGCCACATCCGGCAGCGCATCCCTGCAGGAAGGTTTGTGGTGGTGTATGCCGGAGCACACGGTCTGGCCAATGATCTGTCAACGGTGTTGCAGGCGGCAGAACTGCTGCAACAAAAAGATCCTGATGTGTTGTTCATTCTGGTGGGAAATGGGGTGGAAAAAGCAAACCTGCTGCAAGAAGCCCAAACCAGGAAATTGACCAATGTGGACTTCTGGGATGCCATTCAGAAAGAAGACATACCTGTGTTGTTGCAGACCGCTCAGGTGGGGCTGTTGACCCTGAAAGATGCTCCTGTGTTCCGCTTCGGAATCAGCCCCAACAAATTCTTTGACTACATGTCCATGGGTCTGCCCGTGCTGACCAACGTTCAAGGAGAAGTGCGGAATGTGGTGGAAACTCTGGGCAATGGAGTGGCCGTGGCACCTGAAGACCCCCAGGCGCTTGCTGATGGTCTGGTGGATCTGAAGCGACGGCTTCATCACGATCCTGACCTGGGCAAAAGTGGAATCAGCCATGTGGAACAGCACCACAATAGACGCAAGCTGGTCTTTGAGCTGAAAAAACTGTTTGAGGAGGTGAGGTCATCGAATGCCACCAGTCAAAAGACTGTTTGA
- a CDS encoding glycosyltransferase, producing MKIFYVTAQFPFGKSESFIIPEVEHLHHQHNLWIVPMNIKGGVILHDQLKKMTGLILAQPYFSRSVLESALRMVLARPLHVVKCFAELFQSPRHLPKNLFVFFKALWIADQARRMDIDHLHAHWLSTSATAAMIASRLTGIPWSFTAHRWDIEENNLIALKSKHAIRGRFISEAGRRLAVRQGASAATSQVIHMGVPLQPKETTVVIAEETLTMMRSLPGVRLLCPAALIELKGHRFLIEALAELQKTGLEISVAFAGDGPLKDTLQAQCAEQLAVGSYSFLGYISHDQLLALYQQHWVDMVVLPSLIEGISVAVVEAMAHQMPVVVTRAGAMDELVDETVGWIVNTGDAEALKNALHFAVHHPDVRHARAAQGQKKVFQEYEIDQVMQELIKIFQLQPKGQA from the coding sequence ATGAAGATTTTTTATGTCACCGCCCAGTTCCCTTTTGGTAAGAGTGAATCGTTCATCATTCCAGAAGTTGAGCACCTGCACCATCAGCACAACCTCTGGATTGTTCCCATGAACATCAAAGGTGGCGTGATCCTACACGATCAACTGAAAAAGATGACAGGGCTGATCCTGGCCCAGCCCTATTTTTCCCGGTCCGTTCTGGAAAGTGCCCTTCGGATGGTTCTGGCCCGCCCCCTTCATGTTGTGAAGTGTTTTGCCGAACTCTTCCAGTCTCCCAGGCATCTGCCCAAGAATCTTTTTGTTTTCTTCAAAGCCCTGTGGATCGCAGATCAGGCCAGACGCATGGACATTGACCATTTGCATGCCCACTGGCTTTCCACCAGTGCCACCGCTGCAATGATTGCTTCTCGTCTCACAGGCATTCCCTGGAGTTTCACAGCCCATCGCTGGGACATTGAAGAAAACAATTTGATTGCCTTGAAATCAAAACATGCAATCCGTGGACGCTTCATCTCTGAAGCGGGTCGCAGGCTTGCTGTTCGGCAAGGGGCATCAGCTGCGACCAGCCAGGTGATCCACATGGGTGTTCCCCTGCAACCCAAAGAGACCACAGTGGTGATCGCAGAGGAGACCCTGACCATGATGCGGTCATTGCCAGGTGTGCGTCTGTTGTGCCCAGCAGCCCTCATCGAACTGAAAGGGCACCGCTTTCTGATCGAGGCCCTGGCTGAACTTCAAAAGACAGGCCTGGAAATCAGTGTAGCTTTTGCTGGAGATGGGCCACTGAAAGACACTTTGCAGGCCCAATGCGCTGAGCAACTGGCAGTTGGAAGCTACAGCTTCCTGGGGTACATCTCACATGACCAGTTGCTGGCCCTCTACCAGCAGCATTGGGTGGACATGGTGGTGTTGCCCAGTCTCATTGAAGGCATATCAGTGGCTGTGGTGGAAGCCATGGCCCACCAGATGCCTGTGGTGGTGACCCGTGCGGGGGCCATGGATGAACTGGTGGATGAAACAGTGGGCTGGATTGTGAACACAGGAGATGCCGAAGCCCTGAAAAATGCTTTACACTTTGCTGTGCATCACCCGGATGTTCGGCATGCCCGTGCAGCACAAGGCCAGAAGAAAGTGTTTCAGGAGTATGAAATTGATCAGGTGATGCAAGAATTGATCAAGATCTTTCAACTCCAACCGAAAGGACAAGCATGA
- the wecC gene encoding UDP-N-acetyl-D-mannosamine dehydrogenase, with protein MKVKRVCVIGMGYIGLPTATLIASRGFSVTGVDVKQEVVNTINQGKIHIVEPDLDWQVKRVVESGHLTAVLSPVEADVFVIAVPTPFKGDHQPDITYVEKATLAIAPFLREGNLVILESTSPVGTTEHIASLIDEARPDLKQTGGLFIAYCPERVLPGQIMRELIENDRIVGGIDAESTQKVADFYRLFVTGKVVETSARTAEMTKLTENSFRDVNIAFANELAMVCEELNVNVWDVIAMANLHPRVNILRPGPGVGGHCIAVDPWFIVAQAPQQARIIRQAREINDSMPDRVVQKVKDALGQKGLTVERATIACLGLAYKANVDDMRESPAVQVTERLAHLGTHRLLAVEPHVTALPAELEGLSNVQLSSLDEALERSDLVVILVDHNDFKDKFRAVQLDVPVVDTRGIVAVK; from the coding sequence ATGAAAGTGAAAAGAGTATGTGTAATCGGCATGGGTTATATTGGTCTCCCGACTGCAACTTTGATTGCCTCCAGAGGCTTTTCAGTTACGGGGGTAGATGTAAAGCAAGAAGTGGTAAACACCATAAATCAGGGCAAGATTCACATAGTGGAACCTGACTTGGATTGGCAGGTCAAACGTGTTGTGGAAAGTGGTCACCTTACTGCGGTGTTGTCACCTGTCGAAGCTGATGTTTTTGTCATTGCAGTTCCCACACCCTTCAAAGGAGATCATCAGCCGGACATCACATATGTGGAAAAAGCCACTCTGGCCATTGCTCCTTTCCTCAGAGAGGGCAATCTGGTCATTCTGGAATCCACCAGTCCAGTGGGCACCACGGAACACATTGCTTCCCTGATTGATGAAGCCAGACCTGATCTCAAGCAAACAGGTGGTCTGTTCATTGCTTATTGCCCTGAAAGGGTATTGCCAGGTCAAATCATGCGCGAGCTGATTGAAAATGACCGCATTGTTGGCGGTATTGATGCAGAATCCACTCAGAAAGTGGCTGACTTTTACCGTCTCTTCGTCACCGGTAAAGTGGTTGAAACTTCTGCACGCACAGCAGAAATGACCAAATTGACAGAAAACTCCTTCAGAGATGTGAACATTGCCTTTGCCAATGAACTGGCGATGGTCTGCGAAGAACTAAATGTCAATGTATGGGATGTGATTGCCATGGCAAACTTGCACCCAAGGGTCAACATCCTGAGACCAGGTCCTGGGGTAGGGGGGCACTGCATCGCTGTGGACCCCTGGTTTATTGTGGCGCAAGCCCCTCAGCAGGCGCGCATCATTCGTCAGGCCCGTGAAATCAACGACAGCATGCCTGACCGGGTGGTGCAGAAGGTCAAAGATGCTCTTGGCCAGAAGGGATTGACTGTGGAAAGAGCCACGATTGCATGTCTGGGGTTGGCTTACAAAGCCAATGTGGATGACATGCGTGAAAGTCCTGCTGTACAGGTAACAGAACGCCTGGCCCACCTGGGGACACATCGTCTGCTGGCTGTGGAACCCCATGTGACTGCTCTACCTGCAGAGCTTGAGGGCCTGAGCAATGTTCAACTTTCCAGTCTGGATGAAGCTCTGGAAAGGTCGGATCTGGTGGTCATTCTGGTGGATCACAATGATTTTAAAGACAAGTTTCGAGCAGTGCAGCTGGATGTCCCGGTCGTGGATACCCGGGGTATTGTTGCGGTGAAATAA
- a CDS encoding O-antigen ligase family protein — protein sequence MISIRSHSWLTKILLFLFAFSIPLQNRLIIPEVGTATKVLGLLLIVVILFRMVYLRQSIKLGNIGIVLVIWLFLYGISYFWSISPQFTLTFLGIYLAVAFLYIMLVNIFRLKGFIQYGMLGFIVGGFALAFLQFQSYVSGNQMGGRVFIEGFNPNGVAYYMVFTSAFLVMYKNRFVRDHIFINKIIPYVGLLILLIGVVTTGSRGGFIAEMVVVAFVLLGLLRESKNLLNRLLLISVMIVGGLTSLFYLNNYRFDVFDFQRFEELGYEITSGDFSGRGDIWRGGIQLFVDNPIYGYGGGSFREAIIASYGESIAPHNGFLATAVDLGVIGFIVIVSIWLHILILIRRNRNKNFDIMTCYVVLFMSWLSANMEYQEVNWFIFATMVSLSTAVLSKPVTTQSEALTYRVN from the coding sequence ATGATTAGTATCAGAAGCCATTCCTGGTTAACAAAGATATTACTGTTCTTATTCGCGTTCAGTATTCCTCTACAGAACAGACTTATTATTCCAGAAGTAGGTACGGCCACAAAGGTCTTGGGATTGTTACTCATTGTCGTGATCTTGTTTCGAATGGTCTACCTTCGACAAAGTATAAAATTGGGAAACATTGGGATTGTCCTGGTGATCTGGTTGTTTCTGTATGGTATATCGTATTTTTGGAGTATTTCGCCTCAATTTACCTTAACTTTCTTGGGTATTTATCTGGCTGTGGCTTTCCTTTATATAATGCTGGTAAACATTTTTAGGTTAAAAGGATTTATCCAATATGGCATGCTCGGTTTTATTGTGGGTGGGTTCGCGCTTGCGTTTTTGCAATTTCAATCCTATGTATCCGGAAATCAGATGGGTGGAAGGGTGTTTATTGAGGGATTTAATCCCAATGGTGTGGCATATTATATGGTTTTTACCAGTGCGTTTTTGGTGATGTATAAAAATCGTTTTGTTAGAGATCATATTTTCATTAATAAAATTATTCCCTATGTTGGCTTGTTGATTCTGTTGATTGGTGTGGTAACCACGGGATCTCGTGGCGGATTCATTGCGGAAATGGTGGTGGTTGCCTTTGTGCTATTAGGACTTCTTAGAGAATCAAAAAATCTTCTGAATAGATTGTTGCTGATATCTGTAATGATTGTCGGCGGTTTGACTTCGCTGTTCTATTTAAATAATTATCGATTCGACGTGTTTGATTTTCAAAGGTTTGAAGAATTAGGATATGAGATTACCTCTGGAGATTTTAGTGGCAGGGGTGATATCTGGAGAGGGGGAATTCAGCTGTTTGTTGATAATCCGATTTATGGATATGGAGGAGGAAGTTTTAGAGAAGCGATTATTGCTTCATATGGTGAGTCTATTGCTCCTCATAATGGTTTTCTGGCAACGGCGGTTGACCTTGGAGTGATTGGATTTATTGTGATTGTGTCAATTTGGCTTCATATTCTGATACTGATTCGTCGAAATAGAAACAAAAACTTTGATATTATGACCTGCTACGTTGTGCTCTTTATGAGCTGGCTTTCTGCAAACATGGAGTACCAGGAAGTTAATTGGTTTATCTTTGCAACAATGGTTTCTTTGTCGACTGCAGTTCTGTCTAAGCCAGTGACTACCCAAAGCGAGGCCTTAACTTACAGAGTTAATTAG
- a CDS encoding glycosyltransferase, which yields MKKVVMLIPDLSGGGAERIFINLANEIANNHKNYKVWVIVFEAGDDSYKDLIKNTVQIINLNTRSRFAVFPLFAKLREIKPDYVLATRTLANLLAVVVGLMLKIIGQRTKIVLREANTLSVYGNASAGAKAKIVDKLVGILYPRADSLIAVSEGVRLDLEQNFHVKKHKIKTINNPLLDHIEDLEAIAPIKVDKPYILGVGRFAPQKDFNTLIMAFSEVRKHRDCKLVLLGKGALKDEYLQLAESLGCKQDIEMPGFVSNPIPYFRGAEVFVLSSKWEGLPGVLIQALAYGSKVVSTDCPSGPREILEDGRLGGLVPIGSPQLLADQILESMSKEPPVLKERFAYMYDKYGIGPNTKRYLEVLND from the coding sequence GTGAAGAAAGTTGTCATGCTGATCCCTGACCTCTCAGGTGGAGGGGCAGAACGAATATTTATCAATCTGGCGAATGAGATTGCAAACAACCATAAAAATTACAAAGTATGGGTGATCGTATTTGAAGCAGGCGACGATAGTTATAAAGATCTGATTAAAAATACTGTGCAAATTATAAATTTGAATACCAGAAGTCGATTCGCTGTTTTCCCATTGTTTGCCAAACTCAGAGAAATTAAGCCGGATTATGTGTTGGCCACAAGAACACTGGCAAATCTTCTGGCTGTAGTGGTGGGTCTGATGCTAAAGATCATTGGTCAAAGAACAAAGATTGTTCTTCGTGAAGCCAATACGCTAAGTGTGTATGGAAATGCTTCTGCTGGAGCAAAGGCAAAGATTGTTGATAAGCTGGTTGGCATACTTTATCCTAGAGCGGATTCCTTGATTGCGGTTTCTGAGGGAGTGAGGCTGGATTTAGAACAGAACTTTCATGTTAAGAAACATAAAATAAAAACAATCAACAATCCTTTGTTGGATCATATTGAAGATTTGGAGGCAATTGCACCTATAAAAGTAGATAAACCCTACATTCTGGGTGTTGGAAGATTTGCTCCACAAAAGGATTTTAATACATTGATTATGGCTTTTTCGGAAGTGAGAAAGCATCGGGACTGCAAGTTGGTTCTGTTAGGCAAAGGTGCACTCAAAGATGAGTACCTTCAGTTGGCTGAAAGTTTGGGATGTAAGCAAGACATTGAGATGCCAGGATTCGTGTCGAACCCTATTCCATATTTTAGGGGTGCAGAAGTGTTTGTCTTAAGTTCAAAGTGGGAAGGTTTGCCAGGAGTCCTGATTCAGGCACTGGCTTATGGCAGCAAGGTTGTGAGCACAGACTGTCCAAGCGGACCCAGAGAAATCCTGGAAGATGGCCGCCTTGGTGGACTGGTCCCCATTGGTAGTCCTCAATTGCTTGCAGATCAAATCCTGGAGTCCATGTCCAAAGAGCCACCTGTTCTGAAAGAACGATTTGCATATATGTATGACAAATATGGAATTGGCCCAAACACCAAAAGATATTTGGAGGTGCTAAATGATTAG